GGTTCATTGTATTGTTTACGATGCGTTTATGCCTTGGCCGCTTGATGTGGCCAAAAGGTTTGGGATTGTTGGGGCAACTTTCTTCACTCAGTCTTGTGCTGTTGACAACATATACTACAATGTCCAACAGGGGTTGCTCAAAGTTCCTCCAAGTACTGATGAGGCTGATGAGATTTTGGTTCCGGGGGTGCGAGTACCTCTTCGAGCTTCGGATATGCCTTCTTTTGTTTCTGTTCCCAGTCAGTACCCGGCTTTTCTAAGAATGGTTGTGGATCAGTTCTCCAATGTTGATAAGGCTGATTGGATCTTCTGCAACACATTTTATGAGCTTGAAGTAGAGGTACTAGCTGATTGATCAATTCACTCTGTGCTGCTAGGTTTTGTGCTAGCTTATATACTAGCTAGAGATCAACATAATCTGAAGTCATTTCGATGGTTTAATTTGCATGGTTTTGTTAAGTTAGGCATACCGTTTTGTGCAGATCATATATGCTTGATCGGTAAAACTACATATATGGTACATCAGATATACCACAAATGGCTTGCCTAGTATACATACATCAGATATACCACAAATGGCTTGCCTAGTATACATACTTACAAACTAGTGCTATTGATCAGATCCAAATTGTTGCTTAACATGCGATTGTGGTTAACTACTAAATGTAATCTACGTTTATTTAGGATTCTTTTTTTATTGATATGCGACTGTTCTAATAGATTGTTGTGGCATAGGAGGCGGATTGGATGTCAAAGTTCTGGCCATTATTGAGGACGATCGGTCCAACCATACCATCCATGTACCTGGATAAACGACATGAGGATGACAAAGAATATGGCTACAGCCTCTTCAAGCCAAACAGTGATGCCTGCCTGAAATGGCTAAACGAACGACAAAAAGGATCAGTAGCTTACGTCTCATTCGGCAGCCTAGCAGAGCTTGGAGCCGAGCAAATGGAGGAACTGGGATGGGGTTTGAAGAACAGCAACATCTACTTCTTGTGGGTGGTCAGAGAAAAAGAAGCAAACAAGCTTCCAAAAGGGTTTGCAGAGGCGATATCGGAGAAGGGTTTGGTGGTCTCATGGTGTCCCCAGTTGGAGGTATTGGCAAACGAAGCTGTTGGTTGTTTTGTTACGCATTGCGGTTGGAACTCGACTTTGGAGGCATTGAGCTCAGGGGTTCCGATGGTTGCAGTGCCGCAATGGACTGACCAGAGCACTAATGCAAAGTATATTATGGATGTGTGGAAAATGGGGCTTAGAGCTCAAGCTGATGAGAAAGGGATAGTGAGAAGGGAAGAAATAGAATGTTGTGTGAGAGAAATATTGGAGGGAGAGAGAGGGAAAGAGATAACAAAGAATGCTTTGAAGTGGAAAGAACTGGCTGGAAAGGCTGCGGATGAAGGAGGAAGTTCTGATAGGAACATTGATGAGTTCACTGCAAAACTTGTTCAGCATGCAAATGTACATGTAGCTAGCTAAGTTTCAAGCTATATACAGTACGTGTTTCTGAAAATAGCAAGCGATAATCCTTCAATTCTGTAAAAGTACGTCAATTTATATCATCATTTAAAGTGTGTTCTGGTGAAAATTTATGAATCAAAGTCCCTTCATCAAACGCCATAGTTATTCAGCTTCGAAAGTGCACAAGAACTATTATACGTATTACACTAATGTTCGTTTCGGTTCTATCACACAAATTATATACGTGTGTGTGTGTGTGCGCACTTACTTGGCTGCGAGGTTAGATATAGTTGATGAAGAAGAATAGGTTATATATAGTTGATACTTGATAACAATAACGAGCTTGGCCACGAGGGCGTGCATATTGTTAGGTTTTACTGGGTGTTTAAGAACTGGTAAAGACCATGTCGGGGTAGTATTGATTGGTTCTGCACTTGAGATATTTCTGTTAAACGATTGCTGGGTACTCTTTGTGGAATTGTGAGATCGAGCACCACATGCATCATATCTGATTTTAATTCAATCGTACCGGCCGGAATGGGTCACAAACCAATCAGTCAATTGAAAGCAATTGCAAACAACTAGCAAGTTAGTTTGAAACTCTGACTGGTAGAGTATATATGATACAAGTAGTTTGCAAAACTATATATATTCTACACATGCTGAGACTAGCCCAAAAATAATGCATGCACTGTTAATTGAAGTTAATTAACGAACATATTAATTCTTGGCGAGCGACGCTAAATGTCGTTCCTATTAAACCTCTCCATTTAGGGAAATTCTTTACGCTATTATGTATTCTTGCAAGGGCGAACGGAAACATCTTAGTAGCCAGAGGATCGGAAAAGAAAGCAAAAGCGATTCCCCTAGCTAGTCGCGGCGAGTGAGATGGTTTACGCCCATGCATGAAGCCCGCGGTTTACTCGATAGTTGAATTCTTCACCACTTCATGCCAGGAAGAACACATGCATGCTTTGCGAGTGTAAATATTACTGCCTGGATCGAATGGAACGCATGTAGCGTCTCGCTCATCTCTGCTGACCCCAAAACCTGTTCGAGTTTCTCACTCTAGAATAATAAGAGATGGTGGCTGCATGATTGATAAAGTCATATTGTTTGTGGCAGAAGTTTGTTGGTTGAAACTTCAATGGAGACCGGCCATGTACATTTTGCTGCAGTTTTTTTTTTTTCAGAAATGATTGAACAAATGCATGATTGCCTTCATTTTCATTTTTCTTCTTCTTCATAATATTGCATCAGCTTTTGTTTTACTTAAATCTTCCACCATAAAATTTTTTGCTAGCTAGCTCTGGTTTTCAATTTAAAGCTGGAACCAGGGACGGAGCTATACTTAGGTCTGAAGTGGTCCAGACCCCTCTTAAGATTTTGGAACATTTAAGTTTTGGCCTTAATTTAGCTAGTTAGTATTAAATGTAGGCTTAAATCTTTCATTAATCTATCACTAAACCCCCCTTAAAATTTCACAAACTAATCAGTTTTGGACAAATCAAGAAAGATAAACCCATATTAAGAAATAAAATTATTCAATTGATGAGTCTTTATATCTTTATATCTTAGCAATCAAAATAGATAAAACA
The window above is part of the Fragaria vesca subsp. vesca linkage group LG2, FraVesHawaii_1.0, whole genome shotgun sequence genome. Proteins encoded here:
- the LOC101314809 gene encoding UDP-glycosyltransferase 74F2-like encodes the protein MEKEDRAYKAHCLVVPFPTQGHVNPMLQFSKRLQRKGLKVTLATTRSFRKLSSPPSTSIALETISDGYDEGGMAVAENIGDYLDRFREIGSRTLTELIEKLSDLGHKVHCIVYDAFMPWPLDVAKRFGIVGATFFTQSCAVDNIYYNVQQGLLKVPPSTDEADEILVPGVRVPLRASDMPSFVSVPSQYPAFLRMVVDQFSNVDKADWIFCNTFYELEVEEADWMSKFWPLLRTIGPTIPSMYLDKRHEDDKEYGYSLFKPNSDACLKWLNERQKGSVAYVSFGSLAELGAEQMEELGWGLKNSNIYFLWVVREKEANKLPKGFAEAISEKGLVVSWCPQLEVLANEAVGCFVTHCGWNSTLEALSSGVPMVAVPQWTDQSTNAKYIMDVWKMGLRAQADEKGIVRREEIECCVREILEGERGKEITKNALKWKELAGKAADEGGSSDRNIDEFTAKLVQHANVHVAS